One bacterium DNA window includes the following coding sequences:
- a CDS encoding MoxR family ATPase, with protein MHPDIEQIQRNVESSSAFCRRLKDSIGQVVVGQHHLVERLLIGLLADGHILLEGVPGLAKTLSVKTLSRAIRARFARLQFTPDLLPADLIGTMVYNPTNGQFTTRKGPIFANIVLADEINRAPAKVQSALLEAMQERQVTISDSTHPLPAPFLVLATQNPIEQEGTYPLPEAQVDRFMLKVIVGYPDKAEERIIMERMTAEQEVGIEPVIDPEEILKARAVVRSIYIDDKVKDYIVDIVHASRRPDAYGLDLGGLIAYGASPRASIYLNLAARAHAFIQGRGFVTPEDIKSVGPDILRHRIIVTYEAEAENITSATIVQKIFDHVEVP; from the coding sequence ATGCATCCGGACATTGAGCAGATCCAACGCAACGTCGAATCATCCAGCGCCTTCTGCCGCCGCCTGAAGGACTCGATCGGGCAGGTGGTCGTTGGTCAGCACCATCTGGTCGAACGACTCCTGATCGGTCTTTTGGCCGATGGCCACATCTTGCTGGAGGGCGTGCCCGGGCTGGCCAAGACCCTGTCGGTGAAGACCCTCTCACGCGCCATCCGCGCCAGGTTCGCGCGTTTGCAGTTCACCCCCGACCTTCTGCCCGCCGACTTGATCGGCACCATGGTCTACAACCCGACCAACGGCCAGTTCACCACCCGCAAGGGGCCGATCTTCGCCAACATTGTGTTGGCCGACGAGATCAACCGCGCTCCCGCCAAGGTGCAAAGCGCCCTGCTGGAGGCGATGCAGGAACGCCAGGTCACCATCTCCGACTCCACCCATCCGTTGCCCGCGCCCTTTCTGGTGCTGGCGACGCAGAATCCCATTGAGCAGGAGGGGACATACCCGCTGCCCGAAGCCCAGGTCGACCGCTTCATGCTCAAGGTGATCGTCGGCTATCCCGACAAGGCCGAGGAACGAATCATCATGGAGCGCATGACCGCCGAGCAGGAAGTCGGCATCGAGCCGGTGATCGACCCGGAAGAGATTCTCAAGGCGCGCGCCGTTGTGCGATCGATCTATATCGATGACAAAGTGAAAGATTACATCGTCGACATCGTCCATGCGTCGCGTCGTCCCGACGCCTATGGCCTCGATCTGGGCGGCCTGATCGCCTATGGCGCCTCGCCGCGCGCCTCGATCTATCTCAATCTGGCCGCCCGCGCCCACGCCTTCATTCAGGGACGCGGCTTTGTCACACCCGAAGACATCAAGAGCGTGGGGCCCGACATCCTGCGCCACCGCATCATCGTCACCTACGAGGCCGAAGCGGAGAACATCACCTCGGCCACCATCGTCCAGAAGATCTTCGACCACGTCGAGGTGCCGTAG
- a CDS encoding DUF58 domain-containing protein, whose product MLPKELIAQIRKIEIHTNRLVNDLFGGEYHSVFKGQGMEFEEVREYLPGDDIRLIDWNVTARAGAPFVKKFREERELLVMLLVDLSASGHFGTVARAKNQVAAETAAVLAFSAIKNNDKVGMIVFTDEVELFIPPKKGRSHVLRIIREILYFEPRGRGTNICAALDFFARVTRRKSVAFLISDFFDKGYEHQLAVAHRRHDLIAVQVEDPREREWVDVGLIELEDFETGERKVVDTSDPAAKRAFERSVILTEQRRKRFFDSISLDTVTLSTGRPVADGLIRFFRQRERRRR is encoded by the coding sequence ATGCTCCCGAAAGAACTCATCGCCCAGATCCGCAAAATCGAGATCCACACCAATCGTTTGGTGAACGATCTCTTCGGCGGCGAATACCATTCGGTCTTCAAGGGGCAGGGGATGGAATTCGAGGAGGTGCGCGAATACCTCCCCGGCGATGATATCCGCTTGATCGACTGGAACGTCACCGCCCGCGCCGGCGCCCCCTTCGTCAAGAAATTCCGCGAGGAACGTGAACTCTTGGTGATGCTCCTGGTCGACCTGTCGGCCTCCGGACATTTCGGCACCGTGGCCCGCGCCAAAAATCAGGTCGCCGCCGAGACCGCCGCCGTGCTCGCCTTTTCGGCGATCAAGAACAACGACAAGGTCGGCATGATCGTCTTCACCGACGAGGTCGAGCTGTTCATCCCGCCGAAGAAGGGCCGCTCGCATGTGCTGCGCATTATCCGCGAGATCCTCTATTTCGAGCCCAGGGGACGGGGCACCAACATTTGCGCCGCGCTCGACTTTTTCGCCCGCGTCACCCGGCGCAAGTCGGTGGCCTTCCTGATCTCCGATTTCTTCGATAAAGGGTACGAACATCAACTGGCGGTGGCGCACCGCCGTCACGATCTTATCGCCGTGCAGGTCGAGGACCCGCGCGAACGCGAGTGGGTCGATGTGGGCCTGATTGAACTGGAGGACTTCGAAACCGGCGAGCGCAAGGTCGTCGACACCTCCGACCCCGCCGCCAAACGCGCCTTCGAACGGTCGGTGATCCTGACCGAACAACGGCGCAAGCGCTTTTTCGACTCGATCAGTCTCGACACGGTCACGCTGTCCACCGGACGGCCGGTGGCCGACGGGCTGATCCGGTTTTTCCGCCAGCGGGAACGCCGCCGGCGCTGA
- a CDS encoding twin-arginine translocase TatA/TatE family subunit has translation MFGIGATEWLLIILVLILLFGAKKIPEIARGLGRSVNEFKKGMSETDEQKPDDAPKA, from the coding sequence ATGTTCGGCATCGGCGCAACCGAGTGGTTACTCATTATCCTGGTGCTCATTCTCCTCTTCGGCGCCAAGAAGATTCCCGAGATCGCCCGCGGACTCGGCAGGAGCGTCAACGAGTTCAAAAAGGGGATGAGCGAAACCGACGAGCAGAAACCCGACGACGCCCCCAAGGCGTAA